A stretch of the Candidatus Eisenbacteria bacterium genome encodes the following:
- a CDS encoding trypsin-like peptidase domain-containing protein: protein MEKPLSRSKAGLLSIALILALSCFACECGFAKLRTAVSDRDLSNIIKVGREYVVTVISTKGTPFSSSPGGTVSPLARVGIPARRGYPPAWKSVGSGVVIDSDGYIVTTATLARDLGDVSVLLPDGREVSATIVGTDELTNMSLLKVSLEGLPSPSFGNSSSLAEESPVVVVGGSYRGRSSACLGRIRPSRRVRIAGGGELLPLDTSLLPGTSGAAVINMNGELVGIASGRLTNAVGRGLVSGDDLQSGFAVPIEKVIEVAKQLRTSGKVSRGFLGVNIARQGVTVGLPDIDEDETGALILDVLPGSPAERMGLRQGDVIIGVSGERVKNPNEFASIVASTRPGGKIRIDFVRLGRTFSQLVEVGEKPSQLSVPAQRSPKR from the coding sequence ATGGAAAAGCCTCTGTCACGTTCTAAAGCGGGTCTCTTATCGATTGCTCTGATCTTGGCTCTGTCATGTTTTGCCTGTGAGTGTGGATTTGCGAAACTGAGGACTGCAGTCTCTGACCGCGATCTATCGAACATCATAAAAGTCGGCAGGGAATACGTTGTCACGGTGATCTCCACTAAGGGAACTCCTTTTTCGAGCTCACCCGGAGGGACAGTGAGCCCGCTCGCCAGGGTGGGAATTCCGGCACGCAGGGGCTATCCCCCTGCATGGAAAAGTGTGGGCTCAGGGGTTGTCATTGACTCTGATGGATATATTGTGACCACCGCCACGCTCGCAAGGGATCTGGGAGATGTTTCCGTCCTCCTTCCAGACGGACGGGAAGTAAGCGCGACTATAGTCGGCACCGATGAGCTCACGAACATGTCGCTTCTCAAGGTTTCGCTCGAAGGCCTTCCTTCACCTTCCTTTGGCAATTCGTCTTCACTCGCTGAGGAATCGCCAGTGGTAGTTGTCGGCGGTAGCTACAGAGGCCGCTCGTCCGCCTGTCTGGGAAGGATTCGGCCCTCACGGCGGGTGAGGATAGCAGGCGGAGGGGAGCTTCTTCCGCTGGACACTTCACTTCTGCCGGGCACAAGCGGAGCAGCGGTTATAAACATGAACGGCGAGCTTGTGGGTATTGCATCAGGAAGACTTACGAACGCTGTGGGCCGGGGCTTGGTTTCGGGCGATGATTTGCAGTCAGGATTTGCAGTTCCGATAGAGAAAGTGATCGAAGTTGCAAAACAACTGAGGACTTCTGGAAAGGTCTCGCGGGGCTTTCTCGGAGTCAATATTGCAAGGCAAGGGGTCACTGTCGGCCTGCCGGACATTGATGAAGACGAAACCGGTGCCCTTATCCTCGATGTTCTGCCTGGCAGCCCAGCCGAAAGGATGGGGCTCCGGCAAGGGGATGTCATAATTGGAGTCTCGGGAGAGCGGGTGAAGAATCCGAACGAATTTGCTTCAATCGTGGCCTCGACAAGACCGGGGGGAAAAATACGAATTGATTTTGTGAGGCTTGGGAGGACGTTTAGTCAACTCGTCGAGGTCGGAGAGAAACCATCCCAGCTGTCTGTGCCTGCTCAGAGGTCTCCGAAGAGATAA
- a CDS encoding zf-HC2 domain-containing protein, whose translation MNCKKAKELFSGYLEDWLSNEERKELGDHIDNCEKCAVALNEFERSVSLLRSLPRITVPPFFAERVRHRALAEEEVAEPRTIFGIPYPLRLAGAFVSVALAVFFVLRGTEALRPTKIAPVATVGEASRMPDAPAYPHVYSHTHPRIEAGSSLPQDAELVLDDWVLSDEGARPESYVSYEEGDGKASVTF comes from the coding sequence ATGAACTGTAAGAAAGCAAAAGAACTCTTTTCAGGCTATCTGGAAGACTGGCTGAGTAACGAGGAGAGAAAGGAGCTTGGCGACCACATTGATAATTGTGAGAAGTGCGCAGTTGCTCTGAACGAGTTTGAGAGATCGGTTTCACTTCTCCGTTCTCTCCCGCGCATTACTGTTCCGCCATTCTTCGCCGAGAGAGTCAGGCACAGGGCGCTGGCCGAAGAAGAAGTGGCGGAACCGAGGACGATTTTCGGCATCCCCTATCCGCTCCGGCTGGCTGGTGCTTTCGTGTCCGTTGCGCTGGCAGTCTTCTTTGTCCTGAGAGGAACAGAAGCTTTGAGACCGACGAAGATCGCGCCTGTTGCCACCGTCGGAGAAGCGTCGAGAATGCCCGATGCCCCGGCCTATCCTCATGTTTATTCCCATACGCACCCTCGCATTGAGGCCGGCTCATCATTGCCTCAAGACGCCGAGCTTGTTCTTGACGATTGGGTTCTTTCTGACGAGGGTGCCAGGCCCGAAAGTTATGTTTCCTATGAGGAGGGAGATGGAAAAGCCTCTGTCACGTTCTAA
- a CDS encoding sigma-70 family RNA polymerase sigma factor → MTEKGLRPIELPQMEETDEELMEKVGLGSGRAFKLLVERYDGRIINTVARFIGDRDAAQEIAQETFLRIYRHRTRYRKGSRFSTWIYTIALNLAKNEIRRRVRRPRHLSIDEIHENSGDSFPGFRDPAQSPHDLAEQRELEQIVQGVLAKLPPKYRAALVLRDIEGLSYEEVADVLDVPGGTVRSRINRARLLMRNRLESRMKRGDI, encoded by the coding sequence TTGACAGAGAAGGGGTTGAGGCCCATAGAGCTTCCTCAGATGGAAGAGACCGACGAAGAGCTGATGGAGAAGGTAGGCCTCGGCTCCGGCCGTGCCTTCAAACTTCTTGTCGAAAGATACGATGGCAGGATTATAAATACGGTTGCCAGGTTCATAGGAGACAGAGACGCAGCGCAGGAGATTGCGCAGGAAACTTTCTTGAGAATATATCGCCATAGAACCAGATACAGGAAGGGGAGCAGATTTTCCACCTGGATTTATACGATAGCGCTGAATCTTGCAAAGAATGAAATAAGGAGGAGGGTAAGAAGACCCAGGCATTTGAGCATTGACGAGATTCACGAAAACTCGGGGGATTCGTTTCCGGGATTTCGGGATCCAGCGCAATCTCCCCACGATTTGGCGGAACAGAGGGAGCTGGAACAGATCGTGCAAGGGGTTCTCGCAAAACTGCCTCCAAAATACCGGGCGGCTTTGGTGTTGAGGGATATCGAAGGTCTTTCCTATGAAGAGGTAGCTGATGTCCTTGATGTACCTGGCGGGACTGTGAGATCGAGAATAAACAGAGCCCGCCTCCTCATGAGAAACAGACTGGAGTCCCGCATGAAGAGAGGAGATATATGA
- a CDS encoding oligopeptide transporter, OPT family, translating into MENNKKSPRPNTGFEPYIKPEERIPEATVRAVVLGALLAAVFGVANAYLGLKVGMTVSASIPAAVMSMAILRGVLRTGTVLENNIAQTIGSSGESLAAGIVFTVPAFFIWNATVAGFHHEISSWEIFFLSLMGGFLGILFVIPLRRYLMVREHGKLKFPEGTACAEILKAGDEGGARAKTVFAGIGLGALYKILMSAVRLWPEIPNNDLRFYKGANVGIDATPALLGVGYIIGPRISALMLSGAVLGYLGISPLIACIGTHITSFVPPATKLITEMTPTEIRDNYIKYLGVGAVLLGGFISLFKALPIIFHSFGVAIKEIFGRKEEAVVRPRTDQDLPMWFVLAGVAAAIIAIWLYPGTGLHLIGTALVVIFGFFFVVVAARLVGIVGSSSSPVSGMTIATLLVTSLILLSFGVSGVAGMVTVMFIGTIVCIAVCMSGDISQDLKTGYLLGATPRSQQLMEFVGLIAPAIFMGFTIFLMSKSFGFVKDATHPTPLLAPQANVMAAIVRGVMTGNLPWIYIVVGAMLALTVELLGISSLPFAIGLYLPLDLSTPIMAGGLISWIVKKLSSGEENAKEREEKGVLFGSGLIAGDALLGVCVAFAIALSSRYRAYYEAHETAPLAGTYASWLSLAAFAAITFLLYRSTRIKAANK; encoded by the coding sequence TTGGAAAACAATAAGAAGAGTCCCCGGCCAAACACCGGCTTTGAGCCCTACATAAAGCCTGAGGAACGAATTCCTGAGGCAACGGTTAGGGCGGTGGTTTTGGGGGCGCTCCTGGCGGCAGTGTTCGGAGTAGCCAATGCTTATCTTGGGTTGAAGGTGGGAATGACCGTATCTGCCTCCATCCCTGCTGCAGTCATGTCGATGGCAATTCTGAGGGGAGTGTTGAGGACGGGGACTGTCCTTGAAAACAACATTGCGCAGACTATAGGCTCCTCCGGTGAGTCCCTGGCAGCGGGCATCGTCTTTACGGTTCCTGCTTTCTTTATTTGGAATGCGACAGTGGCCGGATTTCATCATGAGATCAGCTCATGGGAAATTTTCTTTCTATCTCTCATGGGAGGGTTTCTGGGAATACTCTTCGTGATACCCCTCCGGAGATATTTGATGGTGCGCGAGCACGGGAAGCTGAAATTCCCCGAAGGAACCGCTTGTGCTGAAATCCTAAAGGCCGGAGATGAAGGAGGGGCAAGAGCAAAGACCGTGTTCGCTGGAATTGGCCTGGGTGCGCTCTACAAAATATTGATGAGCGCAGTAAGGCTATGGCCGGAAATTCCTAATAATGACCTGCGTTTCTATAAAGGGGCCAACGTCGGTATAGATGCCACCCCGGCTTTGCTGGGAGTGGGATACATCATTGGTCCCCGCATTTCTGCTCTGATGCTCAGTGGAGCAGTCCTGGGATATTTGGGAATCTCACCCCTGATTGCCTGTATCGGAACCCATATCACTAGTTTCGTCCCGCCCGCGACTAAGTTAATCACCGAAATGACTCCAACGGAAATCAGAGACAACTATATCAAGTATCTCGGAGTCGGTGCAGTGCTCCTGGGGGGATTCATCAGTCTGTTCAAAGCGCTGCCGATAATCTTTCACTCCTTCGGAGTTGCCATCAAGGAGATATTCGGAAGAAAAGAAGAGGCCGTGGTGAGACCGAGGACGGATCAAGACCTTCCAATGTGGTTTGTCCTGGCGGGAGTTGCCGCGGCAATCATTGCCATCTGGCTTTACCCTGGAACGGGACTGCATCTCATCGGCACAGCATTGGTGGTCATTTTTGGTTTCTTTTTCGTGGTAGTAGCTGCAAGACTCGTCGGAATCGTTGGGAGTTCTTCATCCCCTGTTTCAGGCATGACTATCGCCACGCTTCTGGTCACCAGCCTGATTCTCCTGTCTTTTGGAGTCTCGGGCGTGGCCGGCATGGTCACGGTGATGTTCATCGGGACAATCGTCTGCATCGCAGTATGCATGTCCGGAGATATCTCGCAGGACTTGAAGACCGGATATTTATTGGGAGCGACTCCAAGGTCTCAGCAGCTCATGGAATTTGTCGGACTTATCGCACCGGCGATTTTCATGGGCTTCACGATTTTCCTCATGAGTAAATCTTTCGGGTTTGTGAAAGATGCCACGCATCCGACTCCACTTCTGGCACCGCAGGCGAACGTGATGGCTGCCATCGTGCGGGGGGTGATGACCGGGAATCTTCCCTGGATCTACATAGTCGTGGGGGCCATGCTCGCTTTGACTGTTGAGCTTCTGGGAATCTCTTCTTTGCCTTTTGCCATCGGACTCTATCTGCCCCTGGATCTATCGACTCCGATCATGGCCGGCGGCTTGATCTCCTGGATCGTTAAGAAGCTCTCCTCAGGCGAAGAGAATGCCAAGGAGAGGGAGGAGAAAGGAGTACTGTTTGGCTCCGGGCTGATTGCCGGCGATGCTCTGCTTGGAGTGTGCGTCGCCTTCGCGATCGCACTGTCATCGCGTTACAGGGCATACTATGAGGCCCACGAAACCGCGCCTCTTGCGGGGACCTATGCCTCCTGGCTGTCACTAGCGGCTTTTGCGGCCATTACGTTCTTGCTTTACAGGTCAACGCGGATAAAAGCAGCGAACAAATAG
- a CDS encoding outer membrane protein transport protein produces the protein MLTTLAGPVTRLARRYTFLLTSLAVILCPATLLAAYPSLPDIPLVNDYGVFARAQGMGGAHVAACEDISALFFNPAGLALLKRPELAVGLSHLTSEISTTWSGNTLLSSAGATRLNSLGMAYPFPTFRGSFVVAGGYGRPNSMDYDYARTSGSENILVTERGGAGPLAGGVAVDVSPNVSVGGSFQILSGSSRRTFLDEYPLAPVESLSTRERIDDSDISGWGLSLGALFKAGKPFKAGITVQFPQHYFFEGTQTVTETRLGHVTQDSLSSYEEVRFEDEITLPFSFSSGISFSVPYLTLAFDASYTDWTELDYAGPLKVGNFYAYKPTVDLRFGQELTLPWLPVRLRAGYAIEPISYKLLLGDEATIVKDKTVFSAGAGIILEDSITLDVAYTQSSFERAIAGFSEKDTAKKLFLSFAYRF, from the coding sequence ATGCTGACGACTCTCGCAGGTCCGGTAACTCGATTGGCTCGGAGATACACCTTTCTTCTGACATCACTTGCGGTAATTCTGTGTCCGGCCACCTTGCTCGCGGCCTATCCCTCTCTTCCCGACATTCCGCTGGTCAACGACTACGGCGTCTTTGCAAGAGCTCAAGGGATGGGAGGAGCTCACGTGGCGGCATGCGAAGACATCTCAGCGCTTTTTTTCAATCCGGCCGGGCTTGCTCTCCTCAAGCGACCTGAGCTTGCCGTCGGCCTCAGCCATTTGACCTCCGAGATCTCCACTACTTGGTCAGGCAACACCCTGCTTTCTTCAGCTGGAGCTACGAGGCTCAATTCGCTGGGCATGGCTTACCCATTTCCTACTTTCAGAGGCAGCTTTGTCGTTGCGGGAGGTTATGGAAGGCCGAATAGCATGGACTATGATTATGCCAGAACTTCGGGTTCTGAGAATATCCTGGTGACTGAAAGAGGAGGGGCAGGACCGCTCGCCGGGGGGGTTGCCGTTGATGTCTCGCCGAACGTCTCGGTCGGAGGCTCTTTTCAGATCCTGTCGGGATCATCCAGAAGAACATTTCTCGACGAGTATCCGCTTGCGCCGGTCGAGAGTCTCTCAACTAGAGAGCGTATTGACGATTCGGATATAAGTGGATGGGGCCTTTCTCTTGGCGCCCTTTTCAAGGCCGGTAAGCCATTCAAGGCAGGAATCACGGTGCAGTTTCCCCAGCACTATTTCTTCGAAGGCACTCAGACCGTAACCGAAACTCGTCTGGGGCACGTCACGCAGGATTCGCTTAGCTCATACGAAGAGGTAAGGTTCGAGGATGAAATAACGCTTCCTTTTTCATTCAGCTCAGGGATAAGCTTTTCCGTTCCATACCTCACCCTGGCATTCGACGCAAGCTATACAGACTGGACAGAGCTTGACTACGCGGGACCCCTCAAGGTAGGAAACTTTTATGCTTATAAGCCCACAGTCGATCTCAGGTTCGGGCAGGAACTCACACTGCCGTGGCTTCCTGTCAGGCTGAGAGCCGGCTACGCTATTGAACCTATCTCCTACAAGCTTCTCCTGGGAGACGAAGCAACCATAGTCAAGGACAAGACCGTTTTCTCTGCAGGCGCCGGAATCATCCTTGAAGATTCGATCACCCTTGATGTGGCCTACACACAATCGTCTTTCGAGAGAGCAATAGCAGGATTCAGCGAGAAAGATACCGCAAAGAAGTTGTTCCTCTCCTTCGCCTACAGGTTCTAG
- a CDS encoding acyl-CoA dehydrogenase family protein codes for MDYFLTDYQKALKNLAREIAEKEILPVRAKLDETGEFPWNIMKTLAKSDLFGVYIPEEYGGTNGGCFELCIVTEELSRICGGVAVCYAASALGAFPILLFGDEEKKKKYLTPIAKGEKLAAFALTEPNAGSDAAAIETSAVKRGDEYILNGTKQWITNGGEAEIYTVIAKTDKTKGARGASAFVVEKGTPGFGFGKKENKMGIRSSATRELTFQDCVIPKKNLLAREGMGFIVAMKTFDQSRPGVAAQAVGIAQGALDEAVNYARRRVQFGQPISSFQGIQHMLADMATQVEASRALVYSSARMIDSGASDVGKDSAMAKLFASDVAMKVTTDAVQILGGYGYMKDYPVEKMMRDAKITQIYEGTNQIQKNIIALHLIREATPH; via the coding sequence GTGGATTATTTTCTAACTGACTACCAGAAGGCACTCAAGAACCTGGCCAGAGAGATAGCAGAGAAGGAAATCCTGCCGGTGAGAGCGAAGCTGGATGAAACCGGGGAGTTTCCGTGGAACATAATGAAGACGCTGGCAAAGTCGGATCTCTTTGGGGTCTACATACCGGAGGAATACGGTGGCACGAATGGCGGTTGCTTTGAGCTCTGCATTGTGACTGAGGAGCTGAGCAGAATCTGCGGGGGAGTAGCAGTATGCTACGCTGCCTCGGCGCTCGGGGCATTCCCGATCCTTCTCTTCGGGGATGAGGAAAAGAAAAAGAAATACCTTACTCCGATAGCGAAAGGCGAGAAGCTGGCGGCTTTTGCGCTTACAGAGCCCAATGCCGGCTCGGATGCCGCCGCAATAGAGACTTCCGCCGTGAAGAGAGGGGACGAGTACATATTGAATGGAACAAAACAGTGGATAACGAACGGAGGAGAGGCCGAGATCTACACTGTTATTGCAAAGACTGATAAAACAAAAGGTGCACGGGGAGCAAGTGCCTTCGTTGTCGAAAAGGGGACTCCAGGTTTCGGATTCGGCAAGAAGGAGAACAAGATGGGAATCAGAAGCTCGGCGACGAGGGAGCTCACATTTCAGGACTGCGTGATTCCCAAGAAGAACCTCCTCGCAAGGGAAGGTATGGGATTCATAGTGGCCATGAAAACATTCGACCAGTCAAGGCCTGGCGTTGCGGCCCAGGCGGTCGGGATAGCCCAGGGGGCTCTTGATGAGGCCGTCAACTATGCCAGAAGACGCGTCCAGTTCGGTCAGCCCATATCGTCCTTCCAGGGGATTCAGCACATGCTGGCTGACATGGCGACACAGGTTGAGGCATCGCGGGCTCTTGTCTATTCATCTGCCAGAATGATTGATTCGGGAGCAAGTGATGTAGGTAAGGACTCGGCCATGGCGAAGCTCTTCGCCTCCGACGTTGCCATGAAGGTCACGACTGATGCAGTGCAGATCCTCGGCGGCTATGGATATATGAAGGACTATCCTGTTGAGAAGATGATGAGGGATGCAAAGATAACGCAGATCTACGAAGGCACGAACCAGATTCAGAAAAACATCATCGCCCTCCACCTCATCCGCGAGGCCACCCCCCACTAA